Part of the Pseudomonas sp. Leaf58 genome is shown below.
GCGCCGCTTCGGGCATGTGGACATGGTGCGTTCGCTGCGTTCACCCGGCTCCACCCTCAAGCCGTTCCTTTACGGCATGGCGCTGGACGACGGCCTGATCCATTCCGAATCGCTGCTGCAAGATGTGCCGCGGCGCTATGGTGATTACCGCCCTGGCAACTTCTCCATGGGCTTCAGCGGGCCGGTGTCGGCCAGCTCGGCGCTGGCGTTGTCGCTCAACCTGCCGGCGGTGCAGTTGCTGGAGGCTTACGGCCCTAAACGCTTTGCCGCGCAACTGCGCATGGCCGGCATGCCGTTGATATTGCCGCCCTTGGCCGAGCCCAACCTGTCGTTGATCCTGGGCGGTGCTGGTAGCCGGTTGGAAGACTTGGTCGGTGGTTACGCGGCGCTGGCGCGGGGTGGCAACAGTGCGCGGGTGCGCCTGCAACCACAGGACCCGTTGCTGGAGCGGCACCTGCTATCGCCAGGGGCCGCATGGATTATCCGGCGCATCCTCAGCGGCCAGGCGCGCCCCGATCGCGACCCGCATGCCGAACTGGTGCAACGCCCGCAGTTGGCCTGGAAAACCGGCACCAGCTATGGCTTTCGCGATGCCTGGTCGATTGGCGTGGGCCCGCGTTACCTGATCGGCGTATGGATCGGCCGACCTGACGGCACGCCGGTCCCCGGGCAGTTCGGCCTGGCTTCGGCGGCGCCGCTGATGCTGCAGGTGCACGACCTGCTGAGCAACCGCGACAGCCAACGTGGCATCGGTGTGCCGGTGCAGCGGGTGCCGGCGAATGTCGGTGTAGCGGCGATCTGTTGGCCGCTAGGCCAGCCGATTAATAAACAGGACCCCAATTGCCGGCGTCAGCGTTTCGCCTGGACCCTGGACGGCACCACGCCGCCCACCCTGCAGGCCGCCGACCAGCCGCTGGGCCTGGGCTTGCGTGAGCGCGTGTGGGTCAATGCCCAGGGGCTGCGCGTGGATGGCAGTTGCCCGGGCGCCAAGGTGCGCGACATCGCCCTCTGGCCGGCCCCGCTGGAGCCTTGGCTAGCGCGTGTCGAGCGGCGTGCGGCGCGCCTGCCAGCCATCGACCCGGCCTGCCCGCCGCAGGTGCCGGCCAGCGCGCCGCCGCTGTCGATCGTGGGCGTGCGCCCAGGCGACAACTTGCGTCGCCCGGCCACCAGCAGCGAGCCGTTGCAATTGCAGGTGTCGGCGTTGGGCGGTGGCGGGCGGCGCTGGTGGTTCCTCAATGGCCAGCCATTGGGTGAAAGCCAAGGGCAGGACAGCCTGGTGGTGCGCTTGCCGCAGGCCGGGCAGGCCGAGCTCAGCGCGTTGGATGAAAGCGGCGAGACGGCACGGGTGACTTTCCAGGTCAGCGAGTAGCCGTTCGACGGCGCGCTGGCCAGCACCTACGCTTGCAGGTGACGGGTGTGAGCGGCTGGCGCCCCGCACACTCAAGGGAACATGGAGCACCCTATGCGTCCTCTGGCCGTGCCCCTGTTGTTGCTGCCTTGGGCGCTGGCGGCCCAGGGCGAACCGTTGCCAGGTTTTCTCGACAGCCATGAATACCAACGTCGCCTGCCCAGCAGCAACCTGCCGCTAGAGGCCTACCGCCCCGTCAGCCCCAACCTGCAGGTGACAGACCCGCGTGCCGGTAGCCCCGCCTGGGCGCCTGCAGATACCCGGCTGGTGCTGCATAAAGTGCGCTTCGAGGGGGGTACGGTGTTCCCCTTGAGCGACCTGCGTGAGC
Proteins encoded:
- the pbpC gene encoding peptidoglycan glycosyltransferase PbpC (penicillin-binding protein 1C) codes for the protein MPSLTRPRTRAGRLLRTTLLAMLVLFGLLWLADRLWPLPMPGDDLARVVLAEDGTPLWRFADADGVWRYPVSPDQVSPLYLQALLTYEDRWFYTHPGVNPLALARAAWLNLRGGRVVSGGSTLSMQVARLLDPHDRTLAGKLRQLWRTAQLEWHLSKREILQLYLDRAPFGGTLQGVAAASWAYLGKSPLHLTPAEAALLAVLPQAPSRLRPDRHPERAQRARDKVLQRLAQYQVWPAQQIREAAEEPLLLAPRQEPALAPLLARRLNSADSPPLIRTTLDAALQRRLEDLLLGWRARLPERTSAAILVVEAQTMAVRAYLGSIDLGDERRFGHVDMVRSLRSPGSTLKPFLYGMALDDGLIHSESLLQDVPRRYGDYRPGNFSMGFSGPVSASSALALSLNLPAVQLLEAYGPKRFAAQLRMAGMPLILPPLAEPNLSLILGGAGSRLEDLVGGYAALARGGNSARVRLQPQDPLLERHLLSPGAAWIIRRILSGQARPDRDPHAELVQRPQLAWKTGTSYGFRDAWSIGVGPRYLIGVWIGRPDGTPVPGQFGLASAAPLMLQVHDLLSNRDSQRGIGVPVQRVPANVGVAAICWPLGQPINKQDPNCRRQRFAWTLDGTTPPTLQAADQPLGLGLRERVWVNAQGLRVDGSCPGAKVRDIALWPAPLEPWLARVERRAARLPAIDPACPPQVPASAPPLSIVGVRPGDNLRRPATSSEPLQLQVSALGGGGRRWWFLNGQPLGESQGQDSLVVRLPQAGQAELSALDESGETARVTFQVSE